One genomic segment of Helicobacter enhydrae includes these proteins:
- a CDS encoding autotransporter outer membrane beta-barrel domain-containing protein — protein MANKSLLILISCATLNALTINDWGDIKVGIYEDFNGHFTYDGSDANKDKYILTDNITFISPEATLNIHFTLQNGAEWANKCGLIFCADGKSFTFNPGNIVFDLDSQVQTQPALGVFDLKSKAALEITSNLTITATPASNFDSIFKIDASNLTLDNANLFIDLSQNQNKTLFHTSGASKISINQGGDSASKTIQLTGDITIGGNTEFKLSLSNPRSFYKGIITLNDASTLSFEARNSFAQLDLNQTNPTKESTLLFDSSLLDGKITKKTIARSDLNLINQSAWLMRASSHIRNLHIKQSVIDFTQDSNGSRLQSPYKKKTLEAQTLTGNGDFNLYADVAQKQTDMINLQSANGTHKVHFLYNPATFTQDIIRNITEQDNLIVASIQEADSKAVFEGVKTQIGLLDYETILKKNATGATTDWIIAGIKESGESTLASALLTALNTHARLNTIFAQTLNLRLGDLRNYHKDNGLYFRYNIGQNALQKTTSLLPTQDFFMTFSAGYDFNVVTKPSYNFWGGGLDFVMLQTRNGIYQGDFQSFSGNAYFTSIFANRFYYDLLLRYAYNQGDLHFNGANLNGTSSTSSHTLLASAEIGYKIKLHNDLDFFFLEPQIKLNAGVTFVPTFTTKDTHDEIITAPYHFGFPLFGRSGLNFGYEWNSSFRGDVKAGTYLTYNLKNGFATTLKDTRSQLTKEFSSDFDVGLSLASNLFLEEYLRFYLEFDASFLAIYRNDYLFNAGIRWSFGERYVPPPPPSADPNRLKVHYKYKPNVRNIPIIRDDEVENMYHHQQNIDRIRNQRTFKQSSQGGASGNNQPNGDLRIDTPPKDRSTSRDSYIPSSKENNR, from the coding sequence ATGGCAAATAAATCATTACTGATACTCATCTCCTGTGCCACACTCAACGCCCTCACAATCAATGACTGGGGTGACATCAAAGTCGGAATCTATGAGGATTTCAATGGGCATTTCACCTATGATGGCTCCGATGCCAACAAAGACAAATACATCCTTACAGACAATATCACTTTTATCAGTCCTGAAGCTACGCTCAATATCCACTTCACCTTGCAAAATGGTGCAGAGTGGGCAAACAAATGTGGATTGATTTTTTGTGCAGACGGCAAAAGCTTCACTTTTAATCCCGGGAATATTGTTTTTGATCTTGATTCTCAAGTGCAGACTCAACCCGCCCTTGGAGTTTTTGATCTCAAAAGTAAAGCAGCTCTAGAAATCACCTCAAACCTCACTATCACTGCCACCCCCGCAAGCAATTTTGACTCGATTTTCAAAATCGATGCCTCTAACCTCACACTAGACAACGCCAACCTATTCATCGACCTAAGCCAAAATCAAAACAAAACACTTTTCCACACAAGTGGTGCTTCCAAAATCTCTATCAATCAAGGTGGGGATAGTGCTTCAAAAACCATACAGCTCACAGGGGACATCACAATCGGTGGAAACACAGAGTTCAAACTCTCTCTAAGCAATCCTAGATCTTTCTACAAAGGTATCATCACTCTAAATGACGCTTCCACCCTTAGTTTTGAGGCTAGAAACTCGTTTGCACAGCTTGATCTCAATCAAACCAACCCCACCAAAGAATCCACCCTACTCTTTGACTCCTCCCTGCTAGATGGGAAAATCACCAAAAAAACAATAGCTCGATCCGACCTCAATCTCATCAATCAATCCGCTTGGCTCATGCGTGCGAGCAGCCACATCCGCAATCTACACATCAAACAATCCGTTATTGATTTCACGCAAGATAGCAATGGATCTAGACTCCAAAGTCCTTACAAAAAAAAGACACTAGAAGCTCAAACACTCACGGGCAATGGGGATTTCAACCTCTATGCAGATGTCGCCCAAAAACAAACTGATATGATCAATCTGCAAAGTGCCAACGGAACCCACAAGGTGCATTTTCTCTACAATCCTGCGACATTCACACAAGACATCATTCGCAACATCACAGAGCAGGACAACCTCATCGTCGCAAGTATCCAAGAGGCTGATTCCAAAGCAGTCTTTGAGGGGGTGAAAACCCAAATAGGACTCCTAGACTATGAAACAATCCTCAAAAAAAATGCCACAGGTGCTACGACTGACTGGATCATCGCTGGTATCAAAGAGAGTGGAGAAAGCACCCTCGCTAGTGCGTTGCTTACCGCACTCAACACACACGCACGACTCAACACAATATTTGCCCAAACGCTCAACCTAAGGCTTGGGGATCTACGCAACTACCACAAAGATAACGGGCTTTATTTCCGCTACAACATCGGACAAAATGCACTGCAAAAAACCACTTCCCTACTCCCTACGCAAGACTTTTTTATGACATTTTCTGCAGGATATGATTTCAATGTCGTCACCAAACCTAGCTACAACTTTTGGGGTGGAGGCTTGGATTTTGTAATGCTCCAAACCCGTAATGGAATCTATCAAGGGGATTTTCAGAGCTTCAGTGGTAACGCTTATTTCACCTCGATTTTTGCCAATCGTTTTTATTATGATTTGCTATTGCGTTATGCCTACAATCAAGGGGATTTGCACTTCAATGGAGCAAACCTCAATGGCACCTCAAGCACCTCCTCCCACACGCTCCTTGCAAGTGCAGAAATCGGATACAAAATCAAGCTCCATAATGATCTAGATTTTTTCTTCCTAGAGCCTCAAATCAAGCTCAATGCAGGGGTCACTTTTGTCCCGACTTTTACGACAAAAGACACTCACGATGAAATAATCACCGCTCCTTATCATTTTGGATTCCCATTGTTTGGCAGAAGTGGCTTGAATTTCGGCTATGAGTGGAACTCAAGCTTCAGAGGGGATGTCAAAGCAGGGACATACCTCACTTACAACCTCAAAAATGGATTTGCCACCACGCTCAAAGACACTAGAAGTCAGCTCACCAAAGAATTCTCAAGCGATTTTGATGTGGGCTTGAGCTTGGCTTCTAATCTATTTCTAGAAGAATATCTACGCTTTTATCTTGAGTTTGATGCGAGTTTTTTGGCAATCTATCGCAATGATTATTTGTTTAATGCAGGGATTAGATGGAGTTTTGGGGAACGCTATGTCCCACCACCCCCACCATCTGCAGACCCCAATCGCCTAAAAGTGCATTATAAATACAAGCCAAATGTTCGCAATATCCCGATCATACGCGATGATGAAGTAGAAAACATGTATCATCATCAGCAAAATATCGATCGTATCAGAAATCAACGCACCTTCAAGCAAAGCTCACAAGGTGGAGCGAGTGGCAACAACCAACCAAACGGCGATTTGAGGATTGATACACCCCCAAAAGATCGCTCCACTTCAAGAGATAGTTACATCCCATCATCAAAAGAAAACAATCGATGA
- a CDS encoding autotransporter outer membrane beta-barrel domain-containing protein: protein MKPTHIALGLSVLLVSVGMGKPIDTAQTETLTGNQTADYILKGGGFLTLDSTGTNQVKTTMFGFNPNAGAIFNVNNGTLDLDLSIANAQNIANKIDFHLKGGSTLKLTAGQNGRPLGVFAGSNTTLATTIEGNSTLKGSISNDGTSTITIGKGSKMQGDITQTAGALEATIDGNLEGSITSRQGVTETKLWSNKTQTTNTRSAIIKGGIITEGGNLIGILKGMELQGSFIRTGGTADIAFWYSDLQKTTTLSGGKTTIHFYNSTLQTLSTTGGNNTINLKVGSKMQDYIGSNSTTTLELIEGSTMKSASQSNGALTIKSNDSKIQGSITATNATLHTTLSSSKLAGSLSNSNGTTKLATSANSTITGNITQTNGSLEATLQDTTIEGGVSQIQGTLTKLHATNTKIKQGIAFTNIRTGNIQHQVELKHVELDQGYRIDHLAQTLNTLFQNSTITGGINQLGIERAYIAIDNTTIEGGIAVRDGNKHIPDESVAGSYATDIYGMSKAIIKGGITSDNHAFWMDLRNASSLEGGIIINGGTGSFKIKENSQIVGDLISQNTKGTHLFAQDRSTFTGSVTQTNGKQEVLLDGNSTITGSITNYDAQSVTTLDTNSKLEGTLTQNRGTLMLGLGGGSTIEGSVLLNKTLTKLNNGKTKDPRATIKGDLTQNEGDLSGWIKGLTLHGTFSQNGGTSNVKFDTKSNFAKDTSINNATASKVTFDHESKLKNYTINNSGKDNSLKLDHLTILDGNFTLNHSSSKLSVLNQSKITGNVTSTDPGNELELDIGQGGTIGGDVHIENGKVEGKFNQATIGGNLILVKADSHFHFFDSTIKGNIDILKGTTLMTLDGTKVGGYFKMKGNGPKDPTLKLKISNASSIGGNLTFDDTQAFIGGEGLGSQIKGSLISTNSTLTNGGALYPGGTGAPFPLSGLTILKDFTQTGGTLDLTFANQSHIKGKTTFSGNTAKSHLTIDKFSTLGTFEITGGTDNLLTLKNNSTQTGNIALNGTKITISALNKSTINGDITATAHQGANSDTTIILDGSKLTGAIKQENPSSLTLNFSNHSAMTSDLTTKNLTLKATLESSSIIGDWVSTNDQSTISLSNGSLFKGKIQTTNTKQTKITANASIIEGEINHNNQPKQDFEFLLTLTNASTLNNTKTSVNGNLKLNAENSTINSEEMTLTQGKLDITLNHSFGTIKSLNVIGQNNLTITTLNASDSEITKLTAKDTSTLKLIANTRAIIKGELELKNTAQAIVGALGDAQIHFDITPDPTSTLQIGINGGMLVGKITQANAAAGEISLASAGNGGRWLMTDDSKIRSLSISNPSSNVANAKLMLADSTNTKISMVDMTKNKNLAIPRIGMILTNTAPILPNQTQTRTLTLDSLKGSNGVFRVYTDVVHQLSDKLVSAKAEGRHIVQVYYDPKNFSEDVSGKRIVVASISDPTSTALFEGGTTNVGTQAYKTDLIKVPSANGQGFDWIIGKSQNTGPNFGTKVISSILQSQYRAIFAQFDTLNQRLGELRDIGRVSGLWARYSLGKLSSEENQARIATDDNYYSVWAGYDQNSLSLKGQNFIGFAFNYTELTPENDSYRGSLKNIGFNFYDTFLARNDFYFDIVAKYVATISAYSVDYFALSGNEGDYTNHKFLVSAEIGQKFKLGDSKRNYFFLQPEAQILSGYVHYNDLTFYDLSGTKIDAHLNYYTPVILRAGLNFGRSLDYAIKGDVHLGSSLIYEVNTGGNVLLDDGDNPITYQHKGDIKAVIEFGTNLILNDSARLHFEATTSFFGKTNITYGINAGVRFTFGYKNTRQLRIPEFSNQGPIPNPDYDPRNMPIINQNTQIDIRNNLNERNSIYNGDYFLNTRKAYRDDSALRSPQNDDLR, encoded by the coding sequence ATGAAACCAACACACATCGCTTTGGGTCTCTCTGTATTGCTTGTGAGCGTGGGAATGGGGAAACCCATTGACACTGCACAAACTGAAACCCTCACTGGGAATCAAACTGCAGACTACATCCTCAAGGGTGGTGGATTCCTCACTCTTGATTCTACTGGGACAAATCAAGTAAAGACGACAATGTTTGGATTCAATCCCAATGCTGGAGCGATTTTCAATGTCAATAATGGGACACTTGATCTTGATTTGAGTATCGCCAATGCTCAAAACATAGCCAACAAAATCGACTTCCACCTCAAAGGTGGCTCAACTCTCAAACTCACTGCAGGGCAAAATGGGCGTCCTTTGGGGGTTTTTGCAGGGAGCAACACCACACTCGCTACTACGATTGAAGGAAACTCCACGCTTAAAGGCAGTATCAGCAACGATGGCACTAGCACCATCACGATTGGCAAAGGCTCCAAAATGCAAGGGGATATCACCCAAACTGCAGGGGCACTTGAAGCCACAATTGATGGCAATCTTGAAGGTAGCATCACCTCAAGACAGGGGGTAACCGAAACAAAACTTTGGTCAAACAAGACGCAGACTACCAATACACGAAGTGCGATAATCAAAGGGGGTATCATCACGGAGGGTGGAAATCTGATTGGGATTCTCAAAGGAATGGAGCTACAGGGAAGTTTCATCCGCACGGGTGGAACTGCAGATATTGCTTTTTGGTATTCAGATCTCCAAAAAACAACAACTCTTAGTGGAGGAAAAACAACCATCCATTTTTATAATAGCACCCTGCAAACACTCTCCACCACAGGTGGGAACAACACCATCAATCTCAAAGTCGGTTCAAAAATGCAAGACTATATCGGAAGCAATTCCACCACCACTCTCGAACTCATTGAGGGCTCCACGATGAAAAGTGCCTCCCAAAGCAATGGAGCACTTACTATAAAATCCAATGATTCAAAGATACAGGGTTCAATCACTGCGACCAATGCCACCCTACACACCACCCTCTCAAGCTCCAAACTTGCCGGAAGTCTCTCAAACTCCAATGGCACCACAAAGCTCGCTACTTCTGCCAATTCCACTATCACAGGCAACATCACCCAAACCAACGGCTCCCTTGAAGCCACTCTACAGGACACCACGATTGAAGGTGGAGTGAGTCAAATACAAGGAACTCTCACCAAACTCCACGCCACAAACACCAAAATCAAACAAGGCATTGCATTCACAAACATTCGCACTGGCAATATCCAACACCAAGTGGAACTCAAACATGTTGAATTGGATCAAGGCTATCGTATCGATCATCTAGCACAAACGCTCAACACGCTTTTTCAAAACTCCACAATCACAGGCGGGATCAATCAACTCGGAATCGAGAGAGCCTATATCGCCATAGATAACACAACGATTGAAGGTGGTATCGCAGTAAGGGATGGCAACAAACACATCCCTGATGAAAGCGTAGCAGGATCGTATGCGACAGATATCTATGGTATGAGCAAAGCTATCATCAAAGGTGGGATCACTTCTGACAATCACGCATTTTGGATGGATTTACGCAACGCTTCAAGCCTTGAGGGTGGTATCATCATTAATGGTGGCACAGGATCGTTTAAAATCAAAGAGAATTCTCAAATCGTTGGGGATCTCATTTCTCAAAACACCAAAGGCACACACCTATTCGCTCAAGATCGCTCGACTTTTACGGGATCTGTCACTCAGACCAATGGGAAACAGGAGGTGTTGCTCGATGGAAACTCCACTATCACAGGCTCAATCACTAACTATGATGCACAATCTGTCACCACTCTTGATACAAACTCCAAACTAGAAGGCACTCTCACACAAAACAGAGGGACCCTTATGCTAGGACTTGGCGGAGGCTCAACTATAGAAGGGAGTGTTTTGCTCAACAAAACACTCACAAAGCTAAATAATGGCAAAACCAAAGACCCACGAGCAACGATCAAAGGTGATCTCACCCAAAACGAAGGGGATCTGTCAGGTTGGATCAAAGGTTTGACATTGCATGGAACTTTTTCGCAAAATGGCGGAACTTCCAATGTGAAATTTGACACAAAGAGCAATTTCGCCAAAGATACATCAATTAACAATGCAACTGCCTCCAAAGTCACATTTGATCACGAATCAAAACTCAAAAACTACACTATCAACAATTCAGGCAAAGATAACTCCCTCAAACTAGATCATCTCACCATACTTGATGGGAATTTCACGCTCAATCACTCAAGTAGCAAACTCTCCGTCCTCAACCAATCCAAAATCACAGGCAATGTCACCTCAACAGATCCGGGTAATGAGCTAGAGCTTGATATTGGGCAAGGAGGCACGATCGGGGGCGATGTGCATATCGAAAATGGTAAAGTCGAGGGCAAGTTTAACCAAGCCACAATAGGCGGGAATCTGATTTTGGTAAAAGCTGATTCTCATTTCCATTTTTTTGACTCCACTATTAAAGGCAATATTGATATTCTCAAAGGGACCACCTTGATGACACTTGATGGGACAAAAGTGGGGGGGTATTTCAAGATGAAAGGAAATGGACCCAAAGATCCCACACTCAAGCTCAAAATCAGCAATGCAAGTTCAATCGGAGGGAATCTAACCTTTGATGATACACAAGCTTTCATCGGCGGTGAAGGGCTAGGAAGCCAAATCAAAGGTAGTCTTATCAGCACCAACTCCACCCTCACCAATGGCGGAGCCCTCTACCCCGGAGGAACTGGTGCCCCATTCCCCCTATCAGGGCTTACTATACTCAAAGATTTTACACAGACAGGAGGGACACTTGATCTCACCTTCGCCAACCAATCCCACATCAAAGGCAAAACAACCTTTAGCGGAAACACTGCCAAATCCCACCTCACCATTGACAAATTCTCAACGCTTGGGACATTTGAGATCACAGGTGGCACAGACAATCTCCTCACGCTCAAAAACAACTCTACCCAAACAGGAAACATCGCCCTAAACGGCACAAAAATCACCATCAGTGCCCTCAACAAATCCACGATCAATGGTGACATCACTGCCACTGCACATCAAGGAGCAAATTCAGATACGACGATCATACTTGATGGCTCAAAACTCACAGGTGCGATCAAGCAAGAAAACCCAAGCTCCCTCACTCTAAACTTTTCCAATCACTCTGCAATGACTAGCGATCTCACGACCAAAAATCTCACGCTCAAAGCCACACTAGAATCCTCCTCTATCATAGGCGATTGGGTTTCCACAAATGACCAATCAACAATCAGCCTAAGCAACGGCTCTTTGTTCAAAGGCAAAATCCAAACCACCAATACCAAACAGACCAAAATCACTGCAAATGCCTCAATCATCGAGGGAGAAATCAACCACAACAACCAGCCCAAACAAGATTTTGAATTTTTGCTCACATTGACCAATGCCTCCACGCTCAACAATACCAAAACCTCTGTCAATGGCAACCTCAAGCTTAATGCAGAAAATTCCACAATCAATTCAGAGGAGATGACACTCACTCAAGGCAAACTAGACATCACGCTCAACCATTCCTTTGGCACGATCAAATCCCTAAATGTCATCGGACAAAACAATCTAACAATCACCACCCTCAATGCTTCAGATAGTGAGATCACCAAACTTACCGCCAAAGACACTTCGACCCTCAAACTGATCGCCAACACCAGAGCCATCATCAAAGGAGAGCTTGAACTCAAAAACACTGCCCAAGCGATTGTGGGGGCTTTGGGCGATGCACAAATCCATTTTGACATCACTCCTGATCCTACTTCAACTCTCCAAATCGGAATCAATGGCGGTATGCTCGTGGGCAAAATCACACAGGCAAACGCCGCTGCAGGAGAAATCTCTCTAGCAAGTGCGGGGAATGGCGGGAGATGGCTGATGACTGATGATTCCAAAATCCGCTCCCTCTCTATCTCCAACCCCTCTAGCAATGTCGCAAACGCCAAGCTTATGCTCGCAGACAGCACAAACACAAAAATCAGTATGGTAGATATGACCAAAAACAAAAATCTCGCTATCCCAAGAATCGGAATGATCCTCACCAACACAGCCCCAATCTTGCCCAATCAAACGCAGACTAGGACACTCACGCTTGACTCTCTCAAAGGAAGCAATGGGGTTTTCCGCGTCTATACTGATGTCGTTCATCAACTCTCCGACAAGCTTGTCTCCGCCAAAGCAGAGGGTAGGCATATCGTGCAAGTGTATTATGATCCCAAAAACTTCAGCGAAGATGTGAGTGGCAAACGAATCGTAGTGGCAAGTATCTCCGATCCGACAAGCACGGCACTTTTTGAGGGAGGCACAACCAATGTCGGAACACAAGCTTACAAAACCGATCTCATCAAAGTGCCTTCAGCCAATGGGCAAGGGTTTGATTGGATTATCGGCAAATCCCAAAACACAGGTCCAAACTTCGGGACAAAAGTCATCTCCTCTATTTTGCAAAGCCAATATCGCGCTATTTTTGCACAATTTGACACACTCAACCAAAGGCTTGGGGAATTGAGAGATATAGGAAGGGTTTCAGGTTTGTGGGCAAGATATTCTCTTGGAAAACTCTCAAGCGAAGAAAACCAAGCACGCATTGCCACTGATGACAATTATTATTCAGTCTGGGCAGGATATGATCAAAACAGCCTAAGCCTCAAAGGGCAAAACTTCATAGGCTTTGCCTTCAATTACACAGAACTCACCCCTGAAAATGACAGCTACAGAGGCAGTCTCAAAAATATCGGATTCAATTTTTATGACACATTTTTGGCAAGAAATGATTTTTATTTTGACATCGTGGCAAAATATGTCGCCACGATCAGTGCTTATAGCGTAGATTATTTTGCTCTCAGTGGCAATGAGGGGGATTATACCAATCACAAATTTTTGGTGAGTGCTGAGATTGGACAAAAATTCAAGCTAGGTGATTCCAAACGCAACTACTTTTTTTTGCAACCTGAAGCACAAATCCTAAGCGGGTATGTGCATTATAATGATTTGACATTTTATGATTTGAGTGGCACCAAAATCGATGCCCACCTCAACTACTACACCCCTGTGATTTTGAGGGCGGGATTGAACTTCGGACGCAGTTTGGACTATGCGATCAAAGGAGATGTACATCTTGGAAGCTCACTCATCTATGAAGTCAATACGGGTGGGAATGTGTTGCTTGATGATGGGGATAACCCTATCACATACCAACACAAAGGTGACATCAAGGCAGTGATTGAGTTTGGGACCAATCTCATTTTGAATGATTCTGCACGGCTTCATTTTGAAGCGACCACAAGCTTTTTTGGGAAAACCAATATCACCTATGGGATCAATGCAGGAGTGCGTTTCACCTTTGGCTACAAAAATACACGCCAACTCAGAATCCCCGAATTTAGCAATCAAGGACCTATACCAAACCCCGATTATGACCCACGCAATATGCCCATCATCAACCAAAACACACAGATTGACATTCGCAACAATCTCAACGAACGCAACTCGATCTACAATGGCGACTATTTCCTCAATACACGCAAAGCCTATCGAGATGATTCGGCTTTAAGAAGCCCGCAAAATGACGATTTAAGATAA
- a CDS encoding tetratricopeptide repeat protein, with translation MKIWIGFFLLACGVYANSAITLYKQGQYYQAAKLFYQECKNGDETQCRNLGAMYVNGIGVQKNYKGAFDLFQRACKQKDSIACFNLGLMYFGGLGVKQDFKQSFNQYAKACQYKNAQGCALAGAEYYFGVGIKQDFFKAISTFYKACEYGSGSACLSAGMMLENGEGSKQDYKLAKTYYGKSCDLGNQNGCDGYKKINLLGH, from the coding sequence ATGAAAATTTGGATTGGTTTTTTTCTTTTGGCTTGTGGGGTGTATGCCAACTCTGCAATCACTCTCTATAAACAAGGGCAATACTATCAAGCTGCCAAACTTTTCTATCAAGAGTGCAAAAATGGCGATGAGACCCAATGTCGCAATTTGGGTGCAATGTATGTCAATGGCATTGGGGTGCAAAAAAATTACAAAGGTGCATTTGACTTATTTCAACGAGCCTGCAAACAAAAAGACAGCATTGCGTGTTTCAACTTGGGGTTGATGTATTTTGGGGGGCTTGGAGTGAAACAAGATTTCAAACAATCTTTCAATCAATATGCCAAAGCGTGTCAATACAAAAATGCACAAGGGTGTGCATTGGCTGGAGCAGAATATTATTTTGGCGTAGGAATCAAACAAGATTTTTTCAAAGCTATCAGCACTTTTTACAAAGCTTGTGAATATGGAAGTGGCAGTGCTTGTTTGAGTGCTGGGATGATGCTTGAAAATGGCGAGGGAAGCAAACAAGACTACAAACTTGCCAAAACCTACTATGGCAAATCTTGTGATTTGGGCAATCAGAATGGTTGTGATGGTTACAAAAAAATCAATCTATTAGGACATTGA
- a CDS encoding tetratricopeptide repeat protein encodes MKKIALFLWITLLPPILLAQDAPIDVQTLESIQEEQEVSQTQETPQDPPAPQTSTEKPNKYKPSLIDSAEELALKSEQCLKGRVSKSCFEVGYTYYNTPSATKELYEYASSFLLYSCKSELALGCYEVGIMSASGVGLKKNYPYALEVLQRACDNGDLRGCRNLGVMYFHGWGTQQDIYKAIELFHTGCQKKDDRSCESYFMAMGIVFQKAQNLIGAQERFEKACELGNKKGCQKSEAIKQARQELFYENVVESQTLKEITQMSEFPHKRIKNRFYK; translated from the coding sequence ATGAAAAAAATCGCTTTATTTTTGTGGATCACCCTACTGCCCCCAATACTTCTAGCACAAGACGCACCTATTGATGTGCAAACACTAGAATCGATACAAGAGGAACAAGAAGTTTCTCAGACACAAGAGACACCTCAAGATCCTCCCGCCCCACAAACTTCAACAGAGAAGCCCAACAAATACAAACCCTCTCTGATTGATTCTGCAGAGGAACTTGCACTCAAAAGCGAACAATGCCTCAAAGGACGCGTAAGCAAATCGTGTTTTGAAGTAGGATACACTTATTACAACACCCCATCAGCTACCAAAGAACTCTATGAATACGCCTCTTCTTTTTTGCTCTATTCTTGCAAATCAGAACTTGCATTGGGATGCTATGAAGTGGGCATAATGAGTGCTAGTGGTGTCGGACTCAAAAAAAATTACCCCTATGCACTTGAAGTATTGCAAAGGGCTTGTGACAATGGCGACTTGCGTGGATGTCGCAATTTGGGCGTGATGTATTTTCACGGATGGGGGACACAACAAGACATTTACAAAGCGATCGAGCTATTTCATACAGGTTGCCAAAAAAAAGACGATCGCTCATGTGAGAGTTATTTTATGGCAATGGGGATTGTTTTTCAAAAAGCACAAAACCTCATCGGTGCACAAGAACGCTTTGAAAAAGCTTGTGAGCTTGGCAACAAAAAGGGGTGCCAAAAAAGCGAAGCTATCAAACAAGCTAGACAAGAGTTATTTTATGAAAATGTGGTAGAGAGCCA